The following coding sequences are from one Prionailurus viverrinus isolate Anna chromosome D2, UM_Priviv_1.0, whole genome shotgun sequence window:
- the LOC125148066 gene encoding dual specificity protein phosphatase 13 isoform X1, whose translation MKGKAGSSLPPCPPATRWVSLAKPVASWVPISLPGPGTAYQREKMFFPVCTFPSYWLRGPGTISQDRHSFPAQHQTQVLVPQITQLCRVPDTLSQMTPDTTHPPWVRPDLQHWPESWGMNSLQKQDLRRPKIHGAVRVSPYQPPTLASLQRLLWVRRAAMLSHIDEVWPNLFLGDAYAARDKNKLTQLGITHVVNVAAGKFQVDTGAKFYRGMPLEYYGIEADDNPFFDLSVYFLPVARYIRTALSVPKGRVLVHCAMGVSRSATVVLAFLMICENMTLVEAIQTVQAHRDICPNSGFLQQLQVLDNRLGRETGRL comes from the exons ATGAAGGGGAAAGCTGGGTCTTCACTTCCACCCTGCCCACCGGCTACCCGCTGGGTGAGCTTGGCCAAGCCAGTGGCCTCCTGGGTGCCCATTTCTCTTCCTGGTCCTGGAACTGCCTACCAAAGAGAAAAGATGTTCTTCCCAGTTTGTACCTTCCCTAGTTACTGGTTGAGGGGGCCAGGGACAATTAGCCAAGATAGGCACTCCTTCCCAGCACAGCACCAGACCCAGGTTCTGGTGCCACAGATAACCCAGCTCTGCAGGGTCCCGGATACCCTCAGCCAGATGACTCCTGACACAACTCACCCTCCCTGGGTGAGGCCTGATCTTCAGCACTGGCCTGAGTCATGGGG AATGAACTCGCTGCAGAAGCAGGACCTCCGGAGGCCCAAGATCCATGGGGCAGTCCGGGTGTCCCCCTACCAGCCACCCACACTGGCCTCCCTACAGCGCTTGCTGTGGGTCCGTCGGGCTGCCATGCTGAGTCACATCGATGAGGTCTGGCCCAACCTCTTCCTAGGAGATGC GTACGCAGCCCGGGACAAGAACAAGCTGACCCAGCTGGGCATCACCCATGTCGTGAATGTTGCTGCGGGCAAGTTTCAAGTGGACACAGGTGCCAAGTTTTACCGCGGAATGCCCTTGGAGTACTATGGCATTGAGGCTGATGACAACCCCTTCTTCGACCTCAGTGTCTACTTTCTGCCTGTTGCTCGATACATCCGGACTGCCCTCAGTGTTCCTAAAG GCCGTGTGCTGGTACACTGTGCTATGGGGGTGAGCCGCTCTGCTACAGTTGTCCTGGCCTTCCTCATGATCTGCGAGAACATGACGCTGGTGGAGGCCATCCAGACGGTGCAGGCCCACCGTGATATCTGCCCCAACTCGGGCTTCCTCCagcagctccaggttctggaCAACCGACTGGGGCGGGAGACGGGGCGGCTCTGA
- the LOC125148066 gene encoding dual specificity protein phosphatase 13 isoform X2, with amino-acid sequence MNSLQKQDLRRPKIHGAVRVSPYQPPTLASLQRLLWVRRAAMLSHIDEVWPNLFLGDAYAARDKNKLTQLGITHVVNVAAGKFQVDTGAKFYRGMPLEYYGIEADDNPFFDLSVYFLPVARYIRTALSVPKGRVLVHCAMGVSRSATVVLAFLMICENMTLVEAIQTVQAHRDICPNSGFLQQLQVLDNRLGRETGRL; translated from the exons ATGAACTCGCTGCAGAAGCAGGACCTCCGGAGGCCCAAGATCCATGGGGCAGTCCGGGTGTCCCCCTACCAGCCACCCACACTGGCCTCCCTACAGCGCTTGCTGTGGGTCCGTCGGGCTGCCATGCTGAGTCACATCGATGAGGTCTGGCCCAACCTCTTCCTAGGAGATGC GTACGCAGCCCGGGACAAGAACAAGCTGACCCAGCTGGGCATCACCCATGTCGTGAATGTTGCTGCGGGCAAGTTTCAAGTGGACACAGGTGCCAAGTTTTACCGCGGAATGCCCTTGGAGTACTATGGCATTGAGGCTGATGACAACCCCTTCTTCGACCTCAGTGTCTACTTTCTGCCTGTTGCTCGATACATCCGGACTGCCCTCAGTGTTCCTAAAG GCCGTGTGCTGGTACACTGTGCTATGGGGGTGAGCCGCTCTGCTACAGTTGTCCTGGCCTTCCTCATGATCTGCGAGAACATGACGCTGGTGGAGGCCATCCAGACGGTGCAGGCCCACCGTGATATCTGCCCCAACTCGGGCTTCCTCCagcagctccaggttctggaCAACCGACTGGGGCGGGAGACGGGGCGGCTCTGA
- the LOC125148070 gene encoding dual specificity protein phosphatase 13, whose amino-acid sequence MAEASVPVLRGDAEATPCPSVLELEELLRAGKVSCSHVDEVWPNLYIGDAATANNRFELWKLGITHVLNAAHGGLYCQGSPDFYGSSVSYLGVPAHDLPNFDISAYFSSAADFIHRALSTPGAKVLVHCVVGVSRSATLVLAYLMLHQQLSLREAVITVRQHRWVFPNRGFLHQLCQLDQQLRGAGRS is encoded by the exons ATGGCTGAAGCCTCAGTCCCAGTGCTGAGGGGAGATGCCGAAGCCACGCCTTGCCCCAGTGTTCTGGAACTGGAGGAGCTCCTGAGGGCAGGGAAAGTTTCTTGCAGCCACGTGGACGAAGTTTGGCCCAACCTTTACATAGGAGATGC GGCCACGGCAAATAACCGCTTTGAGCTATGGAAGCTGGGCATCACCCATGTGCTGAATGCAGCCCACGGCGGACTCTACTGTCAGGGCAGCCCTGACTTCTACGGCAGCAGTGTGAGCTATCTGGGCGTGCCAGCCCACGACCTCCCCAATTTCGACATCAGTGCCTACTTCTCCTCAGCAGCTGACTTCATCCACCGTGCCCTCAGCACACCTGGGG CCAAGGTCCTGGTGCACTGTGTGGTAGGGGTGAGCCGCTCTGCCACACTGGTGCTGGCCTACCTCATGCTACACCAGCAGCTGTCCCTGCGCGAGGCAGTGATCACCGTGAGGCAACACCGATGGGTCTTTCCCAACCGAGGCTTCCTCCACCAGCTCTGCCAGCTGGACCAGCAGCTGCGGGGTGCAGGCCGGAGCTGA